The following coding sequences lie in one Myxococcales bacterium genomic window:
- a CDS encoding zinc ribbon domain-containing protein, with amino-acid sequence MPTYEYLCDACGQKFEIEQRITEAPIKKCIHCAKAKARRLITQGNFILKGGGWYSDLYSSSSAPKPKKGSEAPSGKDVTPEASTAEPSIKKAPKDKSAATSKDKPAKKP; translated from the coding sequence ATGCCAACGTACGAATACCTTTGTGATGCGTGCGGTCAGAAATTCGAGATCGAGCAACGGATCACGGAAGCCCCCATTAAAAAATGCATTCACTGCGCCAAGGCCAAAGCGCGGCGCTTGATCACCCAAGGAAATTTTATCCTAAAAGGCGGCGGCTGGTACTCGGACTTGTACAGTTCCTCTTCCGCCCCAAAGCCGAAGAAGGGCTCCGAGGCGCCTTCGGGCAAAGACGTCACTCCCGAGGCGAGCACCGCTGAGCCATCGATCAAGAAAGCGCCCAAGGATAAGTCCGCCGCCACGTCTAAGGATAAGCCCGCCAAAAAGCCGTAG
- a CDS encoding low affinity iron permease family protein, which yields MRDIFTRVAKAASRAMGHPASFGVAFTAVLLWALSGPLFGFGDTWQLVINTATTIVTFLMVFLIQNTQNRDSEAVHLKLDELIRASKSAKNSLLDLEELSNKDLDDIKCQYEALAEEARASKS from the coding sequence ATGCGTGACATCTTTACCAGGGTTGCAAAAGCCGCATCGCGGGCCATGGGGCACCCTGCGAGCTTTGGCGTGGCGTTTACCGCCGTGCTTCTTTGGGCTCTCAGTGGTCCTTTGTTTGGTTTTGGGGACACCTGGCAGCTGGTCATCAACACCGCGACCACGATTGTAACGTTCTTGATGGTCTTTCTTATCCAAAACACCCAAAATCGGGACAGCGAAGCCGTGCATCTCAAGCTTGATGAGTTAATCCGCGCGAGCAAATCCGCCAAAAATTCTCTTTTGGATCTGGAAGAGCTCTCGAATAAAGACCTTGATGACATCAAGTGCCAATACGAGGCACTTGCAGAGGAAGCGCGCGCATCGAAAAGCTGA
- the aroF gene encoding 3-deoxy-7-phosphoheptulonate synthase — protein sequence MLILMKPGASQAHINLVVEAIGHQGYKAHPIPGAQGTAIGVTGNTGPVNPEPFLKLEGVLSCIPVSRPYKLVNRDAKKEGSTIKVAGISIGAGSFTVMAGPCAVESQEQILTTAQAVKDSGASILRGGAFKPRTSPYAFQGLKEEGLALLKEARARTGLPIITEAKDVETLPLVAEAADIIQIGARNMQNFSLLEAAGEQPKPVMLKRGLSSTVAEWLMAAEYIAARGNLQIILCERGVRTFETTTRNTLDLGILPSLRELTHLPIIVDPSHGTGHAASVPYLAQAAVAVGADGVMVEVHPDPSRALSDGPQSLNFEQFEALMHGVRAVASALNKPLSHV from the coding sequence GTGCTTATCCTGATGAAGCCTGGTGCGAGCCAGGCACACATCAACCTGGTGGTCGAGGCCATCGGGCATCAGGGGTATAAAGCTCACCCGATTCCCGGCGCGCAAGGCACTGCCATCGGTGTCACTGGCAACACGGGCCCCGTCAACCCGGAGCCGTTTCTAAAACTCGAAGGTGTGCTTTCCTGTATCCCGGTCTCACGCCCCTATAAGTTGGTCAATCGGGATGCCAAAAAAGAGGGGAGCACCATCAAGGTCGCCGGCATAAGCATCGGTGCTGGTTCCTTTACCGTCATGGCGGGCCCTTGCGCCGTGGAGTCTCAGGAACAGATTCTCACGACCGCGCAGGCTGTCAAAGACTCAGGCGCCTCCATCCTGCGCGGCGGCGCATTTAAGCCACGCACCAGTCCGTATGCGTTTCAAGGGCTGAAAGAGGAAGGCCTCGCACTTCTCAAAGAGGCGCGGGCGAGGACGGGACTTCCCATCATCACCGAGGCCAAGGATGTCGAGACCTTGCCGCTTGTAGCCGAAGCGGCAGATATCATTCAGATCGGTGCCCGGAACATGCAAAATTTTTCGTTACTGGAGGCCGCAGGAGAACAGCCGAAGCCCGTCATGCTCAAACGCGGTCTGTCTTCAACGGTAGCCGAGTGGCTCATGGCCGCTGAGTACATTGCAGCCCGGGGCAACCTTCAGATCATTCTTTGCGAGCGGGGGGTAAGAACCTTTGAAACCACCACGCGCAACACCCTCGACCTGGGCATTTTGCCGAGCCTTCGGGAGCTCACGCACCTGCCCATCATTGTCGATCCGTCTCATGGCACAGGTCACGCAGCCAGTGTGCCTTATTTGGCTCAGGCAGCAGTGGCCGTGGGGGCCGATGGCGTGATGGTCGAAGTCCACCCCGATCCCAGCCGAGCCCTCTCCGACGGACCACAATCTCTTAATTTTGAGCAATTTGAGGCGCTTATGCATGGCGTGCGCGCTGTGGCATCGGCGCTAAACAAGCCACTCTCGCACGTTTAG